The genomic interval GGTCCTGGACTACTCGAATCATCTTACGAATTTGCATTAAAACATGAATTAGAATTTCGTGGATTAAATGTTAAATCTCAAGTGAAACTTGCATTAAATTACAAAGGTGCAATTTGGGAAGACGCTTACAGAGTGGATTTGCTAGTTGAAGGCCAAGTAATCATCGAAATAAAATCCATTGAATCCTTAAACAATGTTCACCACAAACAATTGATTAGCTATCTGAAATTAGCAGGATTGAGACTTGGTATCTTGGTGAATTTCAATACAGATTTCATAAAAGGAAACATTTTCCGAAAACTGAATGGTTATTAATCTAGTATCTCATAAATATGAGTTTGTGAAAAATAACATGTTACATATACCTCCGTGTTCATCTGTACACGTAAGTGGGAAATAAAAATCACGCAAACTCCAATTCGAAATGAACCCCCACTTCGGTATCAATCCGTTGAATAGAACCATTCAATTGTTCTGCAAAACCTTCTATCAAAAAGTGACCTAAGTGATGATCATTTTCATCCTGATTCACCTCTTTGAATCCAACACCGTCATCTTTGTAGGTTAGGAGATATTTATCATTCTTAAGTCTCAATGAAAGATAAATGGAGCCGTGATTTTGTCCTTTGAAGCCATGCAAAATGGAATTGGTCACTAATTCATTGATTAACAATGCAAGTGGAATCATTTTATCTACCGGAAACTCTAGATAATCGATGTCGAGATTGAGTTTGAAATTTGCGGGCTCATTCACCAATGAATTCAAACAATCATTGATTAACTTCTCCCAATAATTAGCCACATTAATCAATGCTAAATCCTTGTGCTTGTAGAGAGATTCGTGAATACTGGCAATTGTTTCTATTCGTGATTGCGTTTTGTCCAATACGCCGTTGAAGTTATTATCTCCCTCATCTATTTGTAATCGAATGAGACTGGAAATTATTTGCAGGTTATTCTTGACCCGATGATGCATTTCTTTTAGAATAACATCTTTTTCATTGTTCAACTTTTCAAGTTCAGCAGTTCGCTTTTGAACCTTCTTTTCGAGACTATTCTTCAATTGAAGTAGCTCCTTTTCTGCTTTTTTTCGATTCGTAATATTAGTCGACAAAACGAAAATCCCTTCAGGAATGGGCTCTATTCGTAATTCAAACCAATTTTTAGTTTTATTGTTATAGGTGAATTCATTTTCAAACTGGAGAGTTACACGTTCTTCCATACAGATTTTCAATTGGCTAAACATCGTAGTGTTTTCAATACCAGGATAACATTCCATCATCGTTTTACCAATGAGCGTTTCAGTAGTACTTTGACCTTGAACTGCAACCGTTTGATTGACATAAAGGTATTTCCAATTG from Fluviicola taffensis DSM 16823 carries:
- a CDS encoding PAS domain-containing sensor histidine kinase, which translates into the protein MKRSILNLSILDSLLEGFQVIDYNWKYLYVNQTVAVQGQSTTETLIGKTMMECYPGIENTTMFSQLKICMEERVTLQFENEFTYNNKTKNWFELRIEPIPEGIFVLSTNITNRKKAEKELLQLKNSLEKKVQKRTAELEKLNNEKDVILKEMHHRVKNNLQIISSLIRLQIDEGDNNFNGVLDKTQSRIETIASIHESLYKHKDLALINVANYWEKLINDCLNSLVNEPANFKLNLDIDYLEFPVDKMIPLALLINELVTNSILHGFKGQNHGSIYLSLRLKNDKYLLTYKDDGVGFKEVNQDENDHHLGHFLIEGFAEQLNGSIQRIDTEVGVHFELEFA
- a CDS encoding GxxExxY protein; translation: MTENEISTHICSSIYEVYFTLGPGLLESSYEFALKHELEFRGLNVKSQVKLALNYKGAIWEDAYRVDLLVEGQVIIEIKSIESLNNVHHKQLISYLKLAGLRLGILVNFNTDFIKGNIFRKLNGY